ACAAATCTTCATActtgtttttgtcctttttttggggggggggggtgctgtgtACAGTCTGGCCCAGCCTGGCCCTGACACTAATCAGTTGATGAATACGCACACACGCAGCGAGCTGCCACCGACAGCTGTTTGGCGTCATTGTGCGTGTTAACTCTATCAGTCGAGTGCAGCTGCGTGCCTGCCTTTTTCAATTAGGTTCTCCACGTACAATGGCAAGGAAGACGGAGGGGGTAGGGGCCCAGGGGGGCTCATTACCTTTTCCATAACGTACTCAGTGTGTCCATGTAGATTGTCATGGTAAGCTGCCACGTTGGAATAGAGGCAACACAAGTTTCCGTGTTGGTTGAACGCGGCCAAATTTTTCATGGGTCACCAGTggggtttaaattttttttaaaaacttttttgcaACAATCACACAATACACCAAATTGaatcattacatttttaaatcataacatCCTTTAATCGTGTCACACAAACCTGACTTTTGAATCAGGACATCGACTTTTGCCCAAAGTCTTTTCATACATGATCGTATGCACTTAAAGTAGTGAATACTTTTGCCGTCTCTGGTATTTATCCCGCCATGTGACCCAATCAAACCCGCACTTGTTCtcacatacacgcgcacactaAAGCCTGCGACCATTCCCTTAGTCCGCCGGTACCCGAGGGCTTTACAAGGTTCATTTGCCGCTCAATTGATCATGAGGTAAAGCAGACTTCAAgcaaatccacacacacacacacagacacacacaaaggcgcacTGGAGTCTGAAGTGAATCATGCGTTCTCACCAGGCACCATAGCAGACCCGTGGTACGATTCCCAGGCAGCTCCGACTTTCCTCACCGGTCAGCTGGGAGGGGGATGGGGGTCACGAGAGCATGCAGACGGGGAGTCTCAGAAGAGCGGTGTCGGCAAAGGCACTGAAATATTTGTCACAAATTTGGAATTGTAGCTTTGACTTGTTGCCAGTGTTTGAGGGGGGGCTCACATGTGGCCCACTAGAAAGCAGGCAATTCAGAGTCTCTGTTCTATTGGCTGGGCAAACATTGCTGAATCAAACCCAAAAAGTGACCAAAATGCGTTTTTACATTTAGCACCGAGCTACTGAGACCTGCCGCCGAGAGTCAAAATTCGCAAGTACTTGACGCAAACGGGTTTGTAATTGCCTGCaggtggcagcaaagcactacttttgtctaactCACTTCAAATTGTTGCCTTGGCAACAAAATGCAaccagatgtttgtttgtttgttttttttttcttgcttgcgTCCGAGCGTGGAAATTTGTGAATGCCAAATCATGACTACTGCAAGTTGGGCTCCACTGTACAGACTAATAAAATACATGATTTGCTTcagttatttctttcttttcatccatttatttattttaagagctttggttaaaaaaaacaaaacgacattGTAATGTCGCAATATTTCTTTAGGTGCATTTagagaatgaaaacaaataacgtGTGTCGTTGTTTTGTCCCGCGCAGGTAATGACCTGActgctgccccctggtggtgCAATGAAGGACCTCTCCTCTTCCTGCTCTCCTCACAACTCCCAACTCCTCTACCCTTCCTCCAAGACCTCGGCAGGACCCTTCTCTCCATCCCCCGGTGCCGTCCCTTTGACCCTGGCGTCGTGCCCCAAGCCGCAGCCTTTCTGCCTCCAGACGGGGCCGCACCTCATCGCCAGCATGCAGCTGCAGAAGCTCAACTCGCACTACCAGAACCTGGCGGGTTCCTCGGCGGGACACCCGACTCCCAGTGCCGTTCAAAGGGGATTTAGGGCGGGAAACCAGATTCTGGGGCCCTCCGGGAGCATCGGTGGAGCGGGGATGAGTGCAGGCGTCGGCGCGGGGATGCAGGGCGCCGCCCCGAGCGGAGTCTTGGACTTTGACCTCGTAGACGAGGAGGTCCTCACGTCGCTGGTGGTGGAGCTCGGACTGGACCGAGCCAATGACTTGCCTGAACTCTGGCTGGGCCAAAACGAGTTTGACTTCATGTCAGATGTGGCGGCTGGCTGCTGATCCGGCACACGAGAATAACTAAAGAAAGGATGACTGGGAAATTGCACCATTCAGACCTCGGTGAAAATAGACTTTGTCTCCTCTGTCGACAAGCATGTCatgtttgtaaaataaaaaagtagccATGTGGAGAGGGACAGACTAGGAACCAGACCTCTATCACGTTAATGAATCCTAGTTTCTCACATGTTGGTCTGTTTTGAAGTAAATAATGGCTCATATTAATCAGCACGTGAACCATTTCATCATTAAAAGAGCACTTCTGCGCCCTTAGTCCGAGCAACAGACACTTCAATTAACCAGTCAGTCGAAAATCATCTTAACGATGTCTGTATTTTCCCTCCacggcaggtgtcaccaacatttttgagggtgagagcaacttcatgtgtaccgattgtgtgaagggctaccaaattgatacacgtctgaaataacatatttgtccaaaataccttcaataatatgaggatgtgttatttttaatacttgatgatttaaattgtcagactttgatcgtgtttcgaaatgtctcacagtactgccaatgtttgcatttttaaatcataatttctactagcaaatcacaatgtccaggcactggcgggctactcaagtggtcttcacgggctacctggtgcccgcgggcaccatgttggtgaccactgctccaCGGCTATCTTGGAATCCACTTCAtgtttgaaatgtaatttacaGCCGCCGTTTCATCTCTGCTCCAAACACTTGACCACCATCGTCTTTTTGACTGACACCTTTCAACTCGGCTTCAATCTGCTGTGCCGGAGATAGAAGAGGCTGAAATCAATTTCCGTTCATCTCATTTAGCCCGTTGGCCGAGTGGCTCTGCCTCACGTATTTGACGACAAAGTATGTGCGGTGTCATCGTGAAACGGTCTTTTAGTCACGTTGGAGCCAAGCCTCCCGTTGGGTCAGCGGCCTTAATAATTGGGAGGAAAGGAAGCATGAAGGAGGCGAAACAAGGAGGCATTGCTGTCTCCTATTTCCTCCACGGTGGAAGCTTAATGAGAACAAGCTGATTGACGGACACACAAAGGCACACCTGTTGCTGCTGTTCTCCATCCAGGAACATGAAAGTGGGACGCCGGACTTTATGATGAGCCACAGTACGCTTGCTCTTTTCTCAGTAGACAATATTCTACTGTGCTTtccacggagggggggggggaagcctcctctttcgctctctctttgctctctctttctgtcgCCTCACAAGGATAGTAATTGTCTGACAAGTGCTTATCTCGATGCCCTCCCCTTTCTTTTCATGTTGGGATCGAGCAGGAGCAGAACACTGAACAGTGGCTGATGTCCCGTCTGGACTGGAAGGACAACGGGGGCCTGTGTACGACCACCTTGGCGTGCCGCGTCAATAATTGTTCTGTTGTCAGtaagatacccccccccccccaaaaaaaaaaatgcgacttGTTGTGTAACCAAAGTGGGTCAGCGGCTGTGTTTGCATCCCTCTGTTtcggtgttgttttgttttgctgctttCATCCCATCTGAGCCAATTTTATTAAATTGACCCGCCCCCCAGAAAATGTCAGCCTgctgcagttttattttgtgtgtgtgtgctcctaCAGAAATGCCAAGAAGAAGCGCGTATGGCAACGATTAACAGAGCAGCTGAACTTAATTTGAGTTAATGGTGACAGGTGTGTGTTGTTTCTCATGTAACATGATTTTGAATGGAATTTGTTGATTCTGAACATTGCCAAATCCCCGGTAataagggtgtgcacacttgtccaACCACATAtctcagttgtttgtttttataatatCACAAAAACGTGGGTGTGTGTTTATCACGACTGTCTttgggtgcaccctgaactggtcaccagccaattgcagcacCTAATACTTGACGTCTGTTTTTTCCTACCAATATAATTCAGAGTCGATTTCAGCCACTTACGGTCTCCTCTTTTGTTTattggaaatgattttaaaaacaccACTGAAACAAACCCAATAAGATAATGCAAGAACAGGGGagtatattttaattatttcaacAATTTTTACATCGTGTAGTTGTTTTCAGACTCCTGATAAAAGTAAAAGTACATAAAATGTCCTCCAAATCCGGAACTACCAATAATTTTTGTTTGGGAGCGAGCTCAAAGGTAAATTTAACATTCAATTGACTTCTTCCAAATGTGAATCGGTGCTGCCACCTGGTGTTCTCTTGTGTAAGTCGATGGAATTCAcagagtactgtactgtattcatttgtcattttattcatttgcttcatttgaaacagaCAAAAACATGAAGGCAATCAACTTAATAAAAAGGCAATAAATTACACCACTCGGCAAAGTTTACGTGTTCAAAAGGAGTTGAacggtgtagaaaaaaaaactttcttctcGACCTACATTTTAGTCTCC
This window of the Hippocampus zosterae strain Florida chromosome 1, ASM2543408v3, whole genome shotgun sequence genome carries:
- the cited1 gene encoding cbp/p300-interacting transactivator 1; the protein is MKDLSSSCSPHNSQLLYPSSKTSAGPFSPSPGAVPLTLASCPKPQPFCLQTGPHLIASMQLQKLNSHYQNLAGSSAGHPTPSAVQRGFRAGNQILGPSGSIGGAGMSAGVGAGMQGAAPSGVLDFDLVDEEVLTSLVVELGLDRANDLPELWLGQNEFDFMSDVAAGC